In Actinomadura luteofluorescens, the sequence ACCTCGATGCGGTCCATCGGGACGTCGAAGAGCAGGTGCGCCTCGATGACCTCCAGGCCCTTGTTGACCAGGGTCGCGGAGTTGATCGTGACGACCGGGCCCATGTCCCAGGTCGGGTGGTTCAGCGCCTGCTCGGGGGTGACGTCCCCCAGCTCGTCGCGGGGGCGCCCCCGGAAGGGCCCGCCGCTCGCGGTCAGCACGAGCCGCCGCACCTCCTCGGCCCGCCCGCCGCGCAGGCACTGGGCGAGCGCCGAGTGCTCGGAGTCGACGGGCACGATCTGCCCCGGACGCGCCCGCTCCTTGACGAGGGGGCCGCCGACGATGAGCGACTCCTTGTTGGCGAGGGCGAGCGTGCGCCCCGCGTCCAGCGCGGCCAGCGTCGAGGCGAGGCCGAGGGCGCCGGTCACGCCGTTCAGCACGACCTCGCACGGCCAGGCGGCGACCTCGGCGACCGCGTCGGGGCCTGCCACGATCTTGGGGATGGGGTAGTCCCCGGAGGCGTAGCCGCGCTTCTTGGCCTCGGCGTAGAAGGCGAGCTGGAGCTCCTGCGCGGCGGACGCCCTGGCCACCGCGACGACCTCGGGGCGGAACTCCAGCGCCTGCTCGGCCAGCAGGTCCACCCGCCCGCCGCCGGCCGCCAGCCCCGTCACCCGGAACCGGCCGGGGTTGCGGCGGACCACGTCCAGCGCCTGGGTGCCGATCGAACCGGTGGAGCCGAGGACGACCAGCTCGCGGGCGGCCGCGTCGGGCCTTGAAGGAGTCATCACGCGTCCATTGTCGGGCATCGGCCGCCCCGGGAGGGCGCGGACACCGCTCCGCCTCCCCGTCGCGGCCCCGGTCTCAGCCCTCGCCCTCGTCGTAGGCGCTCCGCGCCCGCTCGACCTTCTCCAGGTTCTCGGCGGACCACTCCGTGAGGGCCGCGAACAGCGGCGCGAGACTGCCGCCCAGCTCGCTGATCTCGTACTCGACGCGCGGCGGCACCTCCGGGTGGTAGGTGCGGACGACGAGCCCGTCGCGCTCCATCTGCCGCAGGCGCTGGGTCAGCACCTTCGGCGTGATCGTGGCGATGCGGCGCTGGAGCTCCACGAACCGCTGGCGCCCGTACTCGTGCAGCGTCCAGAGGATCGGCGTCGTCCAGCGGCTGAAGACGATGTCGACCACCGGAGCGATCGGGCAGGCCAGCTCGGCGTCGAGCGCCTCCCCGGTCTCGGCGTTCATCCTCGCGACCTCCCGGGTAGTCACTTTCTTCTAGGTACCTACTATACCGAGGATGCTAGCTTCGCCGGGTCGCACCGCGACGGCACCGCCCTCGGGCGGTGTCAGTGCAGCTCAGAGGGAGAAAGCAATGATCGTTGTCATGGGTGCCACGGGGAACGTCGGGCGGCCGCTCGTGCGGGCGCTGGCCGAGGCGGGCGAGCGGGTGACGGCGGTGTCGCGCACCGATCCCGGCGACCTGCCCGAGGGCGTCGCGCACCGCGCGGCCGACCTCGCCGAGCCGGAGACCCTCCGGCCCGTCCTCGACGGGGCGGACGCGCTCTTCCTGCTCATCGCCGGGCCCCTGCTCGGCTCGCCCGAGGACCTGGACCCGCGTGCCGTCCTGGACGTGGTGAAGTCCGCCGGTGTGGAGCGGGTCGTCCTGATGTCGTCCCAGGGCGCCGGAACGCGCCCGACGGCGCACGGCCACAGCCACCTCCGGGCGTTCGAGGACGCCGTCCGGGAGTCGGGGGTCGCCTGGACGATCCTGCGGCCCGGCGGCTTCGACAGCAACGCGTTCGCGTGGGCGGAGCCGATCCGCGCCCACCGGGCGGCCGCGGCGCCGTTCGCCGACGTCGCACTGCCGTTCGTCCACCCGTCCGACATCGCCGAGGTCGCGGCCGCGGTCCTGCGGGAGGGCGGGCACGAGGAGCGCGTCTACGAGCTGACCGGGCCCGCCCCGGTCACGCCGCGGGAACGGGCGCGGACGATCGGCGACGCGCTCGGCGAGCCGGTGGCGTTCACCGAGCAGACCCGGGAGGAGGCCCGGGCGCAGATGACGGCGTTCATGCCCGCGCCGGTCGTCGACGGCACCCTCGACATCCTCGGCGAGCCGACCGAGGCCGAGCGTCGCGTCAGCCCCGACGTGCGGAAGGTGCTCGGACGCCCGGCCCGGTCCTTCGCGCGATGGGCCGAGGAGAACCTCGCGGCGTTCCGCTGAGTCAGCGGGCGAGCGGGAGCCAGAGCACGAGCCGGGCGCCGTAGGCACCGTCGGCGACCCGCACGGTCCCGCCGTGGGCGGCGGCGATCTCCCGCGCGATCGGAAGGCCGAGGCCGCTGCCGCCCTTGTCGCGGCTGCGGGCCGGGTCCAGGCGGGCGAAGCGCTCGAAGACGCGGTCCCGGTCGGCGAACGGGATGCCCGGGCCGTCGTCGTGCACCTCGACGACGGCCCCGTCGCCGTCGGCGCGCGCCTCGACCTCGATCTGCGCGGCGGCGTAGCGCTCGGCGTTGGCGAGCAGGTTGCGCACCGCGCGGCCGAGCCGCTGCCGGTTGCCTCCGACGATGAGGCCCGGCTCGACCTTCACCACCATCGGGACGGGCGGGCTGCGCAGCCCGGCCTCCGCCTCCACCAGCGCCCCGAGGTCGATGGCCTCCTGGGCGGGGATGTCGCCGGAGTCGATGCGGGCGAGGACGAGGAGGTCCTCGACGATCCGGTGCAGCCGGTCGATGTCGGCCAGGGAGCGGCGCAGGGTGTCCACGGCGTCGCCGTCGTCGGGGGCGGCGAGGGCCAGCTCGATGCGGGTGCGCAGCCCGGTGATCGGCGTGCGCAGCTCGTGCGAGGCGTCGGAGATGAACGCGCGCCGCTGCTCGACCGCGTCCTCCAGCCGGGCGAGCAGCTCGTTGACGCGCTCGGCCAGCCGCTCCGCCTCGTCTCCCGTGGCGGGGACGGCGACGCGCCCGGACCCGCCGTCCCCGGCGAGCCTCTCCAGCTCCCGCCGGAGCCGTTTCACCGGCCGGAGCGCCCCCCGCGCGGAGTGCGCCACCCCCCAGCGGGCCGACGCGACGGCCACCGCCGCCAGCGCGGCCATGACGGCCGCGAGCACCCCGGGGCGGCCCACACCGGCGAGCGCGTAGAGAACGGCGGCCGCCACCGCCACCGCGGCCACCATGAGTGAGCCGAGTGCGGCGACCGTCGCCGACGTCACACGCGCCCGCAGGGGGCGGGGCCTGGGCGGCCGGACTCGCCGATCATCGACGTTCCTGGCCGACATGCTTCCTTTGTACGTACGCACCACCCAAAAGAGGGCAAAGCGCCTGGCCGGTCACCGCATAACCTGCCGAAAGGCGGTCATGGACCGGCGCCCCCGCAGCACCGGCTGCCGCGCATACCCCGAGGGTCCGCGACCCGCA encodes:
- the dxr gene encoding 1-deoxy-D-xylulose-5-phosphate reductoisomerase; its protein translation is MPDNGRVMTPSRPDAAARELVVLGSTGSIGTQALDVVRRNPGRFRVTGLAAGGGRVDLLAEQALEFRPEVVAVARASAAQELQLAFYAEAKKRGYASGDYPIPKIVAGPDAVAEVAAWPCEVVLNGVTGALGLASTLAALDAGRTLALANKESLIVGGPLVKERARPGQIVPVDSEHSALAQCLRGGRAEEVRRLVLTASGGPFRGRPRDELGDVTPEQALNHPTWDMGPVVTINSATLVNKGLEVIEAHLLFDVPMDRIEVMVHPQSVIHSMVEFTDGSTLAQASPPDMRLPIALGLDWPDRVPDAAPGVDWTRAHTWELFPLDDEAFPAVALARRAGELGGTVPAVYNAANEECVDAFRAERLPFLGIVDTVARVMEEHGSGTTGGLTLDDVLAADAWARTRARELTATA
- a CDS encoding winged helix-turn-helix transcriptional regulator, which gives rise to MNAETGEALDAELACPIAPVVDIVFSRWTTPILWTLHEYGRQRFVELQRRIATITPKVLTQRLRQMERDGLVVRTYHPEVPPRVEYEISELGGSLAPLFAALTEWSAENLEKVERARSAYDEGEG
- a CDS encoding NAD(P)H-binding protein encodes the protein MIVVMGATGNVGRPLVRALAEAGERVTAVSRTDPGDLPEGVAHRAADLAEPETLRPVLDGADALFLLIAGPLLGSPEDLDPRAVLDVVKSAGVERVVLMSSQGAGTRPTAHGHSHLRAFEDAVRESGVAWTILRPGGFDSNAFAWAEPIRAHRAAAAPFADVALPFVHPSDIAEVAAAVLREGGHEERVYELTGPAPVTPRERARTIGDALGEPVAFTEQTREEARAQMTAFMPAPVVDGTLDILGEPTEAERRVSPDVRKVLGRPARSFARWAEENLAAFR
- a CDS encoding sensor histidine kinase, coding for MSARNVDDRRVRPPRPRPLRARVTSATVAALGSLMVAAVAVAAAVLYALAGVGRPGVLAAVMAALAAVAVASARWGVAHSARGALRPVKRLRRELERLAGDGGSGRVAVPATGDEAERLAERVNELLARLEDAVEQRRAFISDASHELRTPITGLRTRIELALAAPDDGDAVDTLRRSLADIDRLHRIVEDLLVLARIDSGDIPAQEAIDLGALVEAEAGLRSPPVPMVVKVEPGLIVGGNRQRLGRAVRNLLANAERYAAAQIEVEARADGDGAVVEVHDDGPGIPFADRDRVFERFARLDPARSRDKGGSGLGLPIAREIAAAHGGTVRVADGAYGARLVLWLPLAR